A genomic window from Cinclus cinclus chromosome 5, bCinCin1.1, whole genome shotgun sequence includes:
- the SPCS3 gene encoding signal peptidase complex subunit 3, with protein MNTVLSRANSLFAFSLSVMAALTFGCFITTAFKERSVPVRIAVSRVTLKNVEDFTGPRERSDLGFVTFDITADLQSIFDWNVKQLFLYLSAEYSTKNNALNQVVLWDKIMLRGDNPRLSLKDMKSKYFFFDDGNGLKGNRNITLTLSWNVVPNAGILPLVTGSGHVSVPFPDTYETTKSY; from the exons ATGAACACGGTGCTGTCCCGGGCCAACTCGCTCTTCGCCTTCTCGCTGAGCGTGATGGCGGCGCTCACCTTCGGCTGCTTCATTACCACCGCCTTCAAGGAGCGCAGCGTGCCCGTCCGCATCGCCGTCTCCCGGGTCACGCT aAAAAATGTAGAAGATTTCACTGGACCTAGAGAAAGAAGTGATCTGGGATTCGTCACATTTGACATTACTGCAG ATCTGCAGAGTATATTTGATTGGAATGTTAAACAGTTGTTCCTGTATTTGTCTGCAGAATATTCAACGAAAAACAAT GCCCTAAATCAGGTGGTCCTTTGGGACAAGATCATGTTGAGAGGAGATAACCCAAGGCTGTCCTTAAAAGACATGAAGTCAAAGTACTTTTTCTTTGATGATGGAAATGGTCTCAA GGGAAACAGGAATATCACCTTGACTCTCTCCTGGAATGTTGTACCAAATGCTGGCATTCTACCTCTTGTAACAGGATCAGGACATGTGTCTGTACCTTTCCCAGATACCTatgaaacaacaaaaagttaTTAA